The Dehalococcoidia bacterium genome has a window encoding:
- a CDS encoding acetyl-CoA acetyltransferase: MREPISALDKLDIREKREIFRRVAIVGVDESDEIGIVPHKSALQLHAEAARNALADAGIDKSEVDAVLTSSAGAMSSVQLAEYLGIVPIYTDSTMTGGSSFAIQLEHAALAIATGMCRVALITHGQTGYSDRLRGVERPSGDPWFPARQLEAPYYVGGPVGNYALACMRHMYQYGTTHEQLAEIAVATRKWAQLNPKALMREPLTIEDVLSSRWVVYPFHIYDCCLVTDAGGAVVLTSAERARDCRKRPVWVLGAATAHTHLTISQMPDLTETPARISGPRAMAMAGVGHEDIDVVEVYDSFTYTVLVTLEDLGFCAKGEGGPFVSGQRTAPGGDFPLNTNGGGLSYTHPGMYGIFPIIEAVRQLRGECGPRQVPGAKVALVNTTGGTLSATGTLVLGVE, encoded by the coding sequence ATCGTGGGGGTGGACGAGAGTGACGAGATAGGCATTGTGCCGCACAAGTCCGCCCTCCAGCTGCACGCTGAGGCCGCTCGCAACGCCCTGGCCGACGCCGGCATCGACAAGTCGGAGGTGGACGCCGTCCTCACCAGCTCAGCGGGGGCTATGTCCAGCGTCCAACTGGCTGAATATTTGGGCATCGTGCCCATCTACACAGACTCCACCATGACGGGGGGTTCCTCCTTCGCCATCCAGCTGGAGCACGCTGCCCTAGCCATCGCCACCGGCATGTGTCGGGTGGCCCTTATCACCCACGGGCAGACTGGCTACTCGGACCGGTTACGGGGAGTCGAGCGGCCATCTGGCGACCCTTGGTTCCCCGCTCGCCAGCTGGAGGCCCCATACTATGTGGGAGGGCCTGTGGGCAATTACGCCCTGGCCTGTATGCGCCATATGTACCAGTACGGCACCACCCATGAGCAGCTGGCCGAGATCGCCGTCGCCACCCGTAAGTGGGCCCAGCTCAACCCCAAGGCCCTTATGCGCGAGCCCCTTACCATCGAGGACGTCCTCTCCTCCCGGTGGGTGGTCTACCCCTTTCACATTTACGACTGTTGCCTCGTGACGGATGCTGGTGGGGCGGTGGTCCTCACCAGCGCCGAGCGGGCCCGCGATTGCCGCAAGCGGCCAGTCTGGGTCCTTGGGGCGGCCACTGCCCATACCCACCTGACCATCTCCCAGATGCCCGACCTGACGGAGACCCCGGCCCGCATATCTGGGCCCAGGGCCATGGCTATGGCGGGCGTTGGCCATGAGGACATCGACGTGGTGGAGGTTTACGACTCCTTCACCTACACGGTGTTGGTGACCCTAGAGGACCTGGGCTTCTGCGCTAAGGGGGAGGGTGGGCCCTTCGTCTCTGGCCAACGCACCGCTCCTGGGGGCGACTTCCCCCTCAACACCAATGGTGGTGGCCTCTCGTATACCCATCCTGGCATGTATGGCATCTTCCCCATCATCGAGGCGGTGCGGCAGCTAAGGGGGGAGTGTGGGCCGCGGCAGGTGCCAGGGGCCAAGGTCGCCCTGGTGAACACCACTGGCGGCACCCTGTCCGCTACGGGGACCTTGGTGCTGGGCGTGGAGTGA
- a CDS encoding PHP domain-containing protein has translation MIIDLHAHTRPFSYDSQLGPDELVEAAKAAGLDGICLTEHDLFWDPQEVAQLARRHRFLVIPGVELNTERGHVLAFGLRRYVLGMDRVEVLAKIAQAEGAVLIAAHPYRRQAPWRRNDPREWEEAVQRALANPCYRIVCAMEGLNGRGGELDNRFSQEVALRLGLPQVGGSDAHAPQDVGRCATEFFRPISGLADLIEELRAGRFRPVRLDHLTG, from the coding sequence ATGATCATCGACCTCCATGCCCACACCCGTCCTTTTTCCTACGACAGCCAGTTGGGTCCCGACGAGTTGGTGGAGGCGGCCAAGGCCGCTGGCCTCGATGGCATCTGCCTTACCGAGCACGACCTCTTCTGGGATCCCCAAGAGGTGGCCCAGCTCGCCCGCCGCCACCGCTTCCTGGTCATCCCTGGCGTGGAGCTGAACACCGAGCGGGGGCACGTGCTGGCCTTCGGGCTCCGCCGCTATGTTTTGGGGATGGACCGGGTGGAGGTGTTGGCGAAGATAGCACAGGCGGAGGGAGCGGTGCTAATTGCTGCCCATCCTTACCGGCGTCAGGCCCCTTGGCGCCGCAACGACCCCCGAGAGTGGGAGGAGGCGGTGCAGAGGGCCCTGGCCAACCCTTGTTACCGCATCGTATGTGCCATGGAGGGGCTCAACGGGCGAGGTGGTGAGCTGGACAACCGCTTCTCACAGGAGGTGGCCCTCCGTCTGGGGTTGCCCCAGGTGGGAGGAAGCGATGCTCACGCCCCCCAGGACGTGGGGCGGTGTGCTACCGAGTTCTTCCGCCCCATCAGTGGCCTGGCGGACCTGATAGAGGAGCTGCGGGCCGGCCGCTTCCGGCCCGTGCGGCTGGACCATTTGACAGGGTAA